CCCACCTTGCCAGGCACGCGCAAGCCGTGCGCAACCACATCGGGCAACTCAGCTCGAAGAAGTATCAGGACCAGTTCGATCGGACCCCGGACCACGTCGTGATGTTCATCCCCGGGGAGTCGTTCTTTGCGGCGGCCTTGGAAGCAGACAGGGATCTGATCTCCTATGCCACCGCGCGGAAGGTGGTGCTGGCAAGCCCCGGTACCCTGCTCATGATGCTTTCCACCGTGGCCTATATGTGGCGACAGGAGAAGATGGCGCGGAACGCAGAGGAGATCAGCAAACTCGGACAGGCGCTGTACGACCGTGTGAGTGTGCTGGTGGAGCACGTCGGCAAAATTGGCAAAGCCCTCAACAGCGCCGTGACGGCCTATAACGACTCCGTCGGGTCGCTGGATAAGCGTGTGCTGCCCACGGCACGGAAGTTCCGGGAGCTCGGGGTGCAGGGGAAGGAGATCGAGCCTCTGACGCCCATCGAGACGTCGCTTCGGCCAATCACCGCGCCGGAGACCCTGGCGCTCGACGAACCTGCAGCTCCTCCAGAAGTCAAACCCGAGCAAGAGATTGGCTCAGACTTCGGTTCGAGTGGAGAGGGATAGGGAACAGCGACTTGGAACCTACCTCAGCAGCGCGGCGAGGACTTGGGCGAGGACGATCTTGGTCAGTGTCGCGGAGGCGTACACCGTGGCATAGCCGACATTCGGACGGTCGCTCTTGGTTTGCTCCTGCGCGAACGCCAGCACCGCGGGCTGAGTCTGCACCGCAGCCATCATGCCGAAAAGCGTGGACTGAGGGACGCGAAGCACTCGCGAGCCAATCCAGAGAAACAGCGTGGCGGTCGAGAGGGTCACGAAAGCGCCGAAGGCCAGCACCGTCCACCCCTCGCCTTGGCGCATCGTCTCGAAGAACGCGTACCCCGACCGAGTGCCCACCGCGGCCAGAAAGAGGACCAGGCCAATCTGACGCAGCGTCAGGTTGGCGCTGTAGGGGATCTGCCACACGATGGGTCCAGTTCGGTGCAGTGCACTGAGTGCGAGAGCAACCACCAGCGGTCCTCCCGCAAACCCCAATTTGAAGGTGAGCCCGCCGCCGATTGGGATGGGCAGCGAACCGAGGACCAGACCCAAGGCAAGCCCCAGCCCGAACGACAGGATGTCTATCTCGCTGAGCGCCCGATAAGAGTCGCCGAAGAAGCGGCTGACCGCATCCATGTTGGTCCGTTCCGTTAAGACACGAACGCGGTCACCCAACTCGAGCACGGTGTCGGCAGTCGGCAGAAAGTCCACATCACCCCTTCGCACACGCGTCACGATGGCGTTCATGCGCTGCGGTAGCTGCAGGTCGCCCAGCCGCTTGCCTGCCGTCTCGGGGCTGCTGACGAAGATGCGCCGGTAGTCAACGAATGAGCGGTCGAGCAGAAACTCGGTGGAAACGGGTTCACCTAGGATACGAATGGCATTTTCCGTGTCCTCCTCGGTACCGAGCACGCTCAGCAAGTCGCCTTCTTGCAGAATATGGTCGCCGGTAGCGATTGCAGTCCTGTCTCCGCGCTGCAGCCTACCGAAGACCACCTTGCATTGATGTTCCGCAGAAACCTGTGCGATAGTCTTGCCGAACACCTCGGGATTCGACACGCCTGCCGCTCGAAGTACCAGGTTCGGGGCAGCCTCCTCTACTTCTGGTCCGTGACGCCTGACATGGGCGGAGCGAAAAAGCGACACCACCAAGATCACCCCGAGTACGCCGATGGGATAGGTGATGGAGTAACCGACCACCGGATCGTTGGCGTTGGGGCTGTCCTTCAGCGTCTCGAGCACGGCTGCGAGGGCCGGCGTATTCGTAAGGCTGCCCGTGAAGGCCCCGACTGCAACCGGACCGCTGAGCCCGAGCAGCGCGGGCGCCGCGACCACGAGCGCCGCAGCTGCCATCAAGACCCCTACGGTGAGTAGGTTCGCAGCGATTCCGCGTCGGTTGAGCGAGCGTACGAAACTGGGCCCGCTGCTAAGCCCGATGGTGTACACGAAGACGGTCAAGCCAAGTAGGTAGACCACCTCGGGCAGCCTCAAATCCGGATGTAGCGCACCGACACCTAGACCGACGAAGAGCACCGCCGCGATACCGAGGCTGCAGCCGGCGATACGCAGCCGACCCAACGGATAGCCGATACCTGCTACCACGAACAGCAGCAGGATCGGGTTTTCGGCTAGATATGCGACGGCATGTTCGAGCATGTTCCTACGAGCGCTTAGTATGGCAGCAGGACGTGACGAGTGGTTTCGCCGTCCCGGCGATGCAGCTAGGACCGACGGGACCTGGAACTACACAGACCGGTGATGGGTGGGACGCCGGGATTGCGTAGCCTCGGGTTCCGGGCCTCCGGTTACGGGGGTCTCGACGTGGCCGAGGACGTGGTGTACGGGTCAGCGATCTGCGACCTTATTCTGCGGTCGAACTAGTCTGCGAGCGCGCGAAGTCGGCGGCCACTCTGGCTCGGGCTCGGGCCTGGATGGGCTTGCCCTGCTCGTCTACGACCGCGACGCCGCCGCCAACGGGCTGGGTACGCCACGCAAGGGCATGGCGGAACTCCTCTCGTCCCTCCCACAGGTACGGCACCGGCAAGAAGCCTGCCCAGAAGATGCGGTACAGCCCTTCGGGGGAATAGGGATCGGGGATGGACGCCTCGATTTCCTCGATCACCGCGCGTGCCTCGGTCAGCAAGTGCTCCTTGCGCCGGGCGACCTCACGGTTGCGTGCCATATCTTCGACCTCGCCACCCGCACGTGCGTTCCTTGCAGGCCCTGCGTGCTCTCCGCGTGATAGTTCGAGCATTGCCAGGCGAAGGCCCAGGGGACTTGATTGCGTAGCTCCCCGCCAAGCAGAATCCAGCGTTGGGGATGGAGTCCCCCTCAAACGCCGCAAGTCCGGCTGATGGCTCCTACTGCATACTGACCAGAGGTCGAATACCGGAGGAACCAATGCTGGACAATTTTGCCGTTGCGACCATTTGGCTCACCCTAGCCGTTCTCGCCACCGCCATCGCCAGCGCTGTTCGCCTCTCGATTGCCCTCGTTGAAATCACTGTCGGCGTCGGCGCAGCTGCCGTGGCGACGCACTTCTTCGGGGAAGGTAGCCTCCGAGCCGACGAGGAGTGGCTCAAGTTCGTCGCCTCCTCGGGCGCCGTCCTGCTAACCTTTCTTGCTGGCGCCGAGCTGGACACGCACAGCCTTCGCACCAAACGCTGGGAAGTGACACTCGTTGGGATGGTAGGTTTTCTGGCTCCCTTTCTCGGATGTACTGCCATCGCCTACTTCCTGCTAGGGTGGGACCCTCGGGCGAGTTGGCTCGCAGGCGTGGCCCTGTCAACCACATCAGTGGCAGTCGTCTATGCTGTCATGATCGAGTATGGGTTCAACAAGACGGAGTTCGGGAAGGGCGTATTGGGTGCGTGTTTCGTGAACGATCTCGGCACCGTCATAGCGCTAGGGCTGATCTTCGCCCCCATGGACTATCGCACGGCAGTGTTCGTTCTAAGCTGTGTGCTCGCGTTCTTCTTTCTGCCGCGCGTCACCCAGAAACTGACCGACCTGTATGCCTTTCGGACTGCGGCCATCCGCACGAAGTGGGTGCTATTGGTGCTGTTCGGACTCGGCACGCTCGCCTTGTGGTCCGGGAGCGAAGCCGTACTGCCTGCTTACATCGCGGGCATGGTCTTGGCAGACACTCTGCCACGCGATCACTTCTACATGCGTAGGCTCCGGACCCTAACAGTCGGCTTTCTGACACCCTTCTACTTCCTGCGAGCTGGGTCTCTCGTCGCATTGCCCGCACTCTTGCAGGCGCCTTTAGTGTTTCTTGCTCTGCTAGCAGCCAAGATGGTAACCAAGACGCTGGGGCTATACCCGATGATCGGGAGATTTCGTGAGCACCAAGACGAAAGGTGGTACTACACGCTCCTCATGTCCACCGGCCTCACCTTCGGGACCATCTCTGCACTGTTCGGTCTTACGCACGGCATTGTGACGAAGGAGCAGTATTCGTTCCTGGTGGCGGCGGTTATCGCCAGTGCCGTGGTACCGACGATGATAGCGAACGCGCGCTTCCTTCCCAGCCACCTTGTCACTGCCCCACCCGTTGCCGATGAAGAGCTGATGCAGCTCGAGGAGGCTGCCCTGCAACACGGCAACGGCCCCGAGAGCGGACAGCAGCCATAGGAGGACACGCACCGTCCCGACTGGCGTCGGGACGGTGCCTCGTTCGTGTTACTGCGATAGAGACTGCGCGAACATCAGCAGGTTGCCGTCGGGATCGCGGAAGTTAGCGAGCTTGACCATGTCGGCAATCGTCCGGACGTCACCATCGAGCGGTACGTTATGGTTTCGGAGCGATGCCACGGCCTGCTCCATGTCTTCGACACCGAAGACCAGCGTGGTTCCGCCGGGCTGAATGGGTTCGTCTGCGGACTGGCTGAGGCCGACTGTGACGCCCTCGATATGCGTCTTCATCTCACACCAGCCCATTTCCTCCATCTCGTAGAGTAGCTCGAAGCCGAGCACACTGCCGTACCAATGTGCGGACTTCTTCATGTCGCGCACCGTGATGGCGCAGGTGACCTCGGGCCGGAACCGGATGCTGCTCATACTTTCCCCCTTTTGCGGATGAGCCTCTTGGCTCTGCCGTGCGAGCCAGTCTACCACGGAAACGCCGCACCCAGGCATCCAGTCTGCTCTCGAAGGTATGGAAGAATCTACTTCGGCACGAAGCGGCGGGCGTTCGCCACACTGCGCTCGACGCCCGTAAAGGGGTCTTCTTCAGCTTCGTACTCGATGTTGAGAAAGCCCTGGAAGCGCACAGTCTGCAACGCACTAACACACCCACCGAGGTCGACGTCACCCTCGCCGATGGCAGTGCCACCGAAACGCTTGTGGTGGATCGATTCGTAGTAGTGACCCTGGTAGTCGTCCGGCAGCGCCTTGAAGTCCTTGAAGTGCATCATGTAGGCATAGGGTGCAACATCTCTCACCGCTTCGACGCTGTCTTGATGGACCAGCATGAAGTTGCCTGTGTCAGGATTCGCTCCGAGAGTGTCATCTCCGGTGGCGGCGCGCACTCGCTCTATGATGTCACGCACCTGGTCGCTCCTACCCGCTAACAGCCCGTGGTTCTCGAGTGCGAGCTTGATACCGAGCGATGTAGCGGCCAGCGAGCACTCAGTGAGCCCCTCCACGATCCAATCGAGCGCTTGATCGAAGGTGATACCCTCTATCGGGCTGCCCGCGAAAACGCGTACCACCGGTGCTTTTAGTCGCTTGGCATTCATTAGTTCGTCGCGGACCTTGTCCACCTGTGCGCGCCGCGCGCCCACATCGGCATTCACGAAGTCGTTACCTGTCGAATACACGCAGCAGGGAAGACCGCATTCGTCCAGGGTGGCGATCGCTTCAGGAAGCTCGCGTCCCACGTCCTTCCAGAAGTAGTCCAAGAGTTCTACACCATCCACGTCCAAGCGCTTACACTCGCGAATGAACCCATTCACATCCATACGACCGTCCTTGAACGCACGGACGTAGCTCCACATCGAAAGACCTAGCTTCATGATCCACCTACCATGGGCATCGTGAATAGTCGTTGGAGCGAGCCTGCGGTGAGACCCACATAGATGACGCCTGCCGCACAAGCCAGCGTTGCGAGAGCGAGCCCAGCGCTCATCGCCGGTGGCCGGGTGCTCTCGACCAGCTCTTCCTCCACGTACATAGATAGCACCAGCCGCAGGTAGTAGTACACGCTGACGATGCTATTGACGGCAAGCACGATGGCGAGGCCGATCATGTCCGTGCGTAGAGCCGCAAGGAACAGGAACCACTTGCCCCAGAAGCCTGCGGTGGGCGGGATACCCGCCAGCGAGACGAGCAAAACTAACAGCATTAGCGCGGCGAACGGCGCGCGCTTCCACAAGCCGCGCAGGTCGCCGTACGAGCTGCTCTCCTTGCCTCCGCGAGCGGTCAGCCCCACGACCGCGAAGCTCCCCACCGTCATCAGGCTATAGGCGACCAGGTAGTACACCACCGCACCCACGTCACCCGCCAACACGCCGACCAGCATGTATCCGGCGTGAGCGATGCTCGAGTAGGCAAGCATGCGCTTCACATCGTTCTGCGCCAGCGCCCACAGGTTGCCGAAGGTCATCGTCAGCAACGCCAACGTGGTAAGGATCGGCGACCACACATCCTGCAAGGGGACGGCTGCCCCGAGCACTCGGATAAGTGTCACGAACGCTGCGGTCTTCGCCACTGCGGCCATGTAGGCAGTCACCGAGGTCGGCGCCCCATGGTATACGTCCGGTGTCCACCAGTGAAACGGCACGAGCGCAGCTTTGAAGCCGAGACCCACCAGCATCAGCGTGATGCCAGCGGTGAGGAAGATCCGGATGGACCGATCACCAATCATCCATGCAGTGGCAATGTCCTCCAGCCTGCTGGTGCCGGTACCCCCATAGATCATCGCCATGCCGAAGAGCAGGAAACCCGAGGCGAAGGCGCCTAACAGGAAGTACTTGATTGCGGCTTCGTCCGACCGCCGATCTCCCCGACACATGCCGCTTAGCACGTAAAGTGCAACGGAGAGCGTTTCCAACCCGAGGAACAAAACGATGAGGTCGGTGGTGGACACCATGAGCATCGCGCCTGCGGTCGCCCATAACGCCAGCGGATAGAACTCTCCGTAGTTGGCCTTGCGCTCACGTAGGTAGGCATCCGCGAACATCACGCTGAGTGCGGTCGCTCCGATGAGCAGTAGATTGGCGATGACCGAGAGCCTGTCGTGTGTCAGCGCACCCGCGAAGGTGGTTGCATCGGGTCGAGCCCACGACAGCACCGAGAAGTATGCCGCCGCGCCCAAGCCAGCGACCGACAACCATGCGTGCATCACATGGTTTCGGTGCGGAACGAACAAATCCCACAGCAGCACGATTACACCCGTTCCGACCACTACCAACAACGGTAGCAGCAGCGGCCACTCGATTGAGGGTGGTGGGAACAGAGTGCTATCCACGAGCCGCCTCCGCGATGGCGTGTAGCAGGTGCTCCGGTGTGTCCTCAGGCACGCTGCAGCCCGGTGCCAGTATGAAAGGCGTACCGCGCATCCAGTCGCGTGCCTCTCGCCCCTCCGCGATGATCTCCTCAGGCGTTCGTTCCTTGATACGCGTCTCATCCAGCCCACCCATCAGGCAGCCTGTATGTTGCTTGCGAATCTCGGTGAGCGTCGGTCCTGCGGCACGGTCGCTCCAGCATATCACGTGCGCGGGGAGCCCCAATGCATATTCGAAGTAGAGCCGATCGTAGCTGTGAGGGTGCAGGATGTTCAGCCAGCCAGACGATGCTGCCTCCAACACCTCACGGTCGTATGGTAGGAAGTGTGCCTGATACTCCATCGGACGTGCCATGTCGGACGACGCGCCGTGCATAGCGAAATAGATGCCGTCCGAGCCAACCTCCATCAGCGCGCGCACGAATGAGACTAGCGAATCCGTGATCGCCCGAAGCCCATGATGTACTTCGTCTGGCGCCTCGCGCAGATGATCGAGAAGTCTCTCGCCGCTGATGCGGTGGGCGTAACGAAAGGTGTTGAAGACGGTGTTGACCACGGGAACGTCCTCGCCTCTCATCGCGTCGACAATCCTGCGCACCGTATCTACCTGTAGGCCGAAGTTACCTTCGCGTCCAGCCATCGAGCGTAGTTTCGCCCAGTCCGCGACCTCTGTAACACGCTCAGACTCCTCGTACTCGATATCGTGCATCACCTTGAAGATGTCTGGCTGGTACTTCCGGAAGAACGCCAGTTCGGCCTCTGCCATGTTGGGACCTGCAGGCGGCGTTAGGTGGAAGTGGTACCAGAACGTGAAGGGAGTGCGATCCGGCGTGCCACCAGCCAGCACCGCACGCACCCTCTCGCCATGTGTCATTTTGCGCTCACCTCTCCTAGTTGTGCGAAGACTCCGGCTCGTAGCTCGCCCTCCCGCGTCACCGATTGCTCGGCGTCCGACCAAACAGGTCGTTGCCCTTCCGGCCGTGTCACCTGCAATCGTAGGGCTTGGACAGAGACCTCCATTTTGTCGGTCAGCGTCTTCGGATAGAGACCTAGCCAGAAGACGAATACTACCAACGAGGCCAAGATGATTCGCTCGAACCACTTGATGTCGGACAGGGTGTGGTTCTTCGGGTTCTTGTTAGGGCCTAGGAACACTTTCTGGAACATCCACAGCAAGTATACGGCCGCCAGAATCACACCGCTAGCAGCAAGTGCCGCCATCCACAGGTGCATGCCATACAGCCCCTTGATTGCCGATTGGAACGTACCGAGCAGCACCAGGAACTCGCCGATGAAGCCGTTCATACTCGGTAGCCCCACGCTGCTGAGCATGAAGATGAGGAAAAACGCAGCGAACACAGGCATCTGCGCCTTCAGACCGCCGAACTCGGTGAACAGCCGTGTGTGCCTACGCTCGTACAACATACCTACCAAAAGGAAGAGCGCGCCCGTGCTAATGCCGTGGTTGACCTGCTGGAGCATCGAGCCTGTCATGCCCTGCGCATTCAGGGAGAAGAGACCGAGGGTCACAAACCCTAGGTGGCTAACCGACGAGAACGCCACCAATCGCTTCACATCCGTCTGCACGGCGGCGACGATGGCTCCATACAAGATGGCGATTACCGACAGCACCATGATGAGCGGAACCATGGATATAGTGGTATCGGGGAACAGCGGCAGGCAGTATCTGAGGAAGCCGTAGGCACCCATCTTGAGCAGTACGCCGGCCAGGATGACTGAGCCCGCGGTCGGTGCCTCGGTGTGTGCGTCGGGGAGCCACGTGTGGAACGGGAACATGGGCACCTTGACCGCGAACGCTATGCCGAACGCAAGGAAGAGCCATATGCGGATGGCAGTGTCGGGGACTAGCCGACCGTCCGCCGCCAACTGCTGCAGCAGAACCAGATCGAACGTACCGGCGCCCTCGGCCCTGCTGCTGTACAGGTACAGCCCCACGATGGCCAGCAGCATGAAAATGGACCCGGTGAACGTGTAGAGGAAGAACTTGATCGCCGCATACCGCTTGTTACCACTCCCCCAGATAGCAATCAGGAAGTACATCGGTACGAGCGTGGCTTCCCAGAAGACGTAAAACAGTACCAGATCGAGCGCGCAAAAAACTCCCAGCATGGCGGTCTGGAGCACTAGAAGGCAGATCATGTACTCCTTCACGCGTTCATTCACGTAGAAAGAGAACCACACAGCGAGAATGCCGAGGAACGCGGTGAGGAGCACGAGAAACAGACTTAGGCCATCTATGCCGAGGTGGTAGTAGATACCGTAGTCCGCCATCCACGGCACGCGCTCGACGAACTGGAACTGGAAGCGCGAGGCGTCGAAGGCGTGATATAGGGGCAGGGCAATGGCGAAATCCAGCACACACGCCGCGAGAGCCACCATGCGTATCAGCCACGTGTGCTTTCCAGGCACCAGTAGCAGAAAGAGTGCGGCAACGGCGGGCAAGAATACCACGGCTGTCAGGACGGGAACACCTGCGATTTCCATACTACCTCGCCACCGCCGAGAGAAAGACCCAGCCTATGATCACTACGACCCCGAACAGCATCGCCGCCGCGTATCCGCGCACGTAGCCAGTCTGCAGCGGCCGGATGGCATGTCCCACCGTCTCGATCAGCTTCGGGATACCGTTCACGAACACTTTGTCAATCAAGCCTGCGTCGAACCACCTCCACAACACTACCGCGAACCGTCCTCCTTGGTCCACGAAGGTGCGTGTGATCATCCCGTCGTACCCCCACTGTGCAAAGGCCTTGGCACGCCAGCCCTCGACTTCCACGCCCAGCTCTTGGTCCTGCGGCTGCACGCGATAGGATCGGATCGACCACGCGATGCCTACTACGGCGCCGAGAACGGACACGCCTGCCAACAGCCACTCGAGCGGCACGGACAGGTGTGCCGTGTGCGCAATCTCGGTAGCCACCGAGAAATGCGTGAACACCTCGAAGTAGTGTGGGAACGCGGGAAGGATGAAACCCCCGCCGGCCAACACGATGCCACCCACGACCGACAACAGAGCCAGAACGGCCACCGGGACCCACACGCACAGATAAGGCTCCTTCGGTGTGTGATGCGGATCCAGTTCGTGGTGGCTGTGCGCATCGTCGTGATGGTGTGTCTCGGGCAGCTTACGCCAACGCTCATCCTTCTGCACGAAGGTCATCCACATCATGCGTGTCATGTAGCTGGCGGTCAGCACCGCAGTTCCTAGGCCGATGGCATACAGTGCCCATGCGGCGTTGTCGCCGAACATGCCGCCGGCGCCGAAAACCTTGGCGAGAATCTCGTCCTTCGACCAGAAACCGGCGAGAGGGGGTATGCCCGAGATGGCGAGCCAGCCGCACACCATGCACGCGTAGGTGATTGGCAGGTACTTGCGCAGATTGCCGAACTTGCGCATGTCCTGCTCGTGCGCCATCGCCATGATGACCGCTCCGGAGCCGAGGAAGAGCAGCGCTTTGAAGAATGCGTGCGTCACCACGTGGAACATGCCCGTCGCGAATGCCCCCACGCCGCAGGCCAGAAACATGTATCCCAGCTGACTCACGGTGGAGTAAGCCAGCACCTTCTTGATGTCGAACTGCCCGAATGCCACGGTCGCGGCGAACAGCGCAGTGAACGCACCTACCACTGCAACGAGAAGCATCGCCTCGGTAGACAACTCGAACAACACGTGGCACCGGCTTACCATGTACACGCCGGCGGTGACCATGGTCGCAGCATGGATCAACGCAGATACAGGGGTGGGGCCGGCCATCGCATCCGGCAGCCACAGGTACAGCGGCCCCTGTGCGGACTTTCCCATCGCACCGATGAAGAGCAGGATAGGAATCCAGAAGACGGGATTGCCCAGACTGGGGTCGCCGAAAAACTGAGCCAAAACGTCGGGAGCCTCTTGCAGGATGGACCTGCCGCCATTCTCGGGTGACGCATAGAGTGATACGCTGCCGAAGACTACGAACACCAGAAAGATGCCGAGCATGAATCCCCAATCGCCCACTCGGTTGACGATGAACGCCTTGTTACCGCACTTCGCGTTGAACACGTCGCGGTACCAGAACCCGATGAGCAGGTAGGAGCAGAGGCCCACGCCCTCCCAGCCGACGAACATCAGCACCAAGTTGTTCGCCAGCACGAGCACCAGCATGAAGGCGATGAAAAGGTTGAAGTAGGTGAAGAACCGGGGGTAATCGTCGTCGTCCGCCATATAGCCGGTGGCGTAGACGTGTATCAGCCCGCCGACACCCGTCACCACCAGGCACATCACCACCGATAGCGGGTCGACCAGCACCTCGAAGGGCACGAGTAGTG
The Fimbriimonadia bacterium genome window above contains:
- a CDS encoding NADH-quinone oxidoreductase subunit M codes for the protein MEIAGVPVLTAVVFLPAVAALFLLLVPGKHTWLIRMVALAACVLDFAIALPLYHAFDASRFQFQFVERVPWMADYGIYYHLGIDGLSLFLVLLTAFLGILAVWFSFYVNERVKEYMICLLVLQTAMLGVFCALDLVLFYVFWEATLVPMYFLIAIWGSGNKRYAAIKFFLYTFTGSIFMLLAIVGLYLYSSRAEGAGTFDLVLLQQLAADGRLVPDTAIRIWLFLAFGIAFAVKVPMFPFHTWLPDAHTEAPTAGSVILAGVLLKMGAYGFLRYCLPLFPDTTISMVPLIMVLSVIAILYGAIVAAVQTDVKRLVAFSSVSHLGFVTLGLFSLNAQGMTGSMLQQVNHGISTGALFLLVGMLYERRHTRLFTEFGGLKAQMPVFAAFFLIFMLSSVGLPSMNGFIGEFLVLLGTFQSAIKGLYGMHLWMAALAASGVILAAVYLLWMFQKVFLGPNKNPKNHTLSDIKWFERIILASLVVFVFWLGLYPKTLTDKMEVSVQALRLQVTRPEGQRPVWSDAEQSVTREGELRAGVFAQLGEVSAK
- the nuoL gene encoding NADH-quinone oxidoreductase subunit L, whose amino-acid sequence is MNDSFAIVWWVPGLALLGFLFQAMLGKWLVDRLGAALGKRLLGTMAVLPIAAGFVISVILLQKVLALPETAKYAVQTLFTWIDVHPLLVPFEVLVDPLSVVMCLVVTGVGGLIHVYATGYMADDDDYPRFFTYFNLFIAFMLVLVLANNLVLMFVGWEGVGLCSYLLIGFWYRDVFNAKCGNKAFIVNRVGDWGFMLGIFLVFVVFGSVSLYASPENGGRSILQEAPDVLAQFFGDPSLGNPVFWIPILLFIGAMGKSAQGPLYLWLPDAMAGPTPVSALIHAATMVTAGVYMVSRCHVLFELSTEAMLLVAVVGAFTALFAATVAFGQFDIKKVLAYSTVSQLGYMFLACGVGAFATGMFHVVTHAFFKALLFLGSGAVIMAMAHEQDMRKFGNLRKYLPITYACMVCGWLAISGIPPLAGFWSKDEILAKVFGAGGMFGDNAAWALYAIGLGTAVLTASYMTRMMWMTFVQKDERWRKLPETHHHDDAHSHHELDPHHTPKEPYLCVWVPVAVLALLSVVGGIVLAGGGFILPAFPHYFEVFTHFSVATEIAHTAHLSVPLEWLLAGVSVLGAVVGIAWSIRSYRVQPQDQELGVEVEGWRAKAFAQWGYDGMITRTFVDQGGRFAVVLWRWFDAGLIDKVFVNGIPKLIETVGHAIRPLQTGYVRGYAAAMLFGVVVIIGWVFLSAVAR
- a CDS encoding NADH-quinone oxidoreductase subunit N, translating into MDSTLFPPPSIEWPLLLPLLVVVGTGVIVLLWDLFVPHRNHVMHAWLSVAGLGAAAYFSVLSWARPDATTFAGALTHDRLSVIANLLLIGATALSVMFADAYLRERKANYGEFYPLALWATAGAMLMVSTTDLIVLFLGLETLSVALYVLSGMCRGDRRSDEAAIKYFLLGAFASGFLLFGMAMIYGGTGTSRLEDIATAWMIGDRSIRIFLTAGITLMLVGLGFKAALVPFHWWTPDVYHGAPTSVTAYMAAVAKTAAFVTLIRVLGAAVPLQDVWSPILTTLALLTMTFGNLWALAQNDVKRMLAYSSIAHAGYMLVGVLAGDVGAVVYYLVAYSLMTVGSFAVVGLTARGGKESSSYGDLRGLWKRAPFAALMLLVLLVSLAGIPPTAGFWGKWFLFLAALRTDMIGLAIVLAVNSIVSVYYYLRLVLSMYVEEELVESTRPPAMSAGLALATLACAAGVIYVGLTAGSLQRLFTMPMVGGS
- a CDS encoding sugar phosphate isomerase/epimerase, which encodes MKLGLSMWSYVRAFKDGRMDVNGFIRECKRLDVDGVELLDYFWKDVGRELPEAIATLDECGLPCCVYSTGNDFVNADVGARRAQVDKVRDELMNAKRLKAPVVRVFAGSPIEGITFDQALDWIVEGLTECSLAATSLGIKLALENHGLLAGRSDQVRDIIERVRAATGDDTLGANPDTGNFMLVHQDSVEAVRDVAPYAYMMHFKDFKALPDDYQGHYYESIHHKRFGGTAIGEGDVDLGGCVSALQTVRFQGFLNIEYEAEEDPFTGVERSVANARRFVPK
- a CDS encoding transporter, with the protein product MLEHAVAYLAENPILLLFVVAGIGYPLGRLRIAGCSLGIAAVLFVGLGVGALHPDLRLPEVVYLLGLTVFVYTIGLSSGPSFVRSLNRRGIAANLLTVGVLMAAAALVVAAPALLGLSGPVAVGAFTGSLTNTPALAAVLETLKDSPNANDPVVGYSITYPIGVLGVILVVSLFRSAHVRRHGPEVEEAAPNLVLRAAGVSNPEVFGKTIAQVSAEHQCKVVFGRLQRGDRTAIATGDHILQEGDLLSVLGTEEDTENAIRILGEPVSTEFLLDRSFVDYRRIFVSSPETAGKRLGDLQLPQRMNAIVTRVRRGDVDFLPTADTVLELGDRVRVLTERTNMDAVSRFFGDSYRALSEIDILSFGLGLALGLVLGSLPIPIGGGLTFKLGFAGGPLVVALALSALHRTGPIVWQIPYSANLTLRQIGLVLFLAAVGTRSGYAFFETMRQGEGWTVLAFGAFVTLSTATLFLWIGSRVLRVPQSTLFGMMAAVQTQPAVLAFAQEQTKSDRPNVGYATVYASATLTKIVLAQVLAALLR
- a CDS encoding VOC family protein; this translates as MSSIRFRPEVTCAITVRDMKKSAHWYGSVLGFELLYEMEEMGWCEMKTHIEGVTVGLSQSADEPIQPGGTTLVFGVEDMEQAVASLRNHNVPLDGDVRTIADMVKLANFRDPDGNLLMFAQSLSQ
- a CDS encoding cation:proton antiporter, with translation MLDNFAVATIWLTLAVLATAIASAVRLSIALVEITVGVGAAAVATHFFGEGSLRADEEWLKFVASSGAVLLTFLAGAELDTHSLRTKRWEVTLVGMVGFLAPFLGCTAIAYFLLGWDPRASWLAGVALSTTSVAVVYAVMIEYGFNKTEFGKGVLGACFVNDLGTVIALGLIFAPMDYRTAVFVLSCVLAFFFLPRVTQKLTDLYAFRTAAIRTKWVLLVLFGLGTLALWSGSEAVLPAYIAGMVLADTLPRDHFYMRRLRTLTVGFLTPFYFLRAGSLVALPALLQAPLVFLALLAAKMVTKTLGLYPMIGRFREHQDERWYYTLLMSTGLTFGTISALFGLTHGIVTKEQYSFLVAAVIASAVVPTMIANARFLPSHLVTAPPVADEELMQLEEAALQHGNGPESGQQP